From the genome of Scytonema hofmannii PCC 7110, one region includes:
- a CDS encoding PhoH family protein, with translation MTNNVTIQLPNIPSAIALAGEGENNLKILSRQTGATLVLRGQELYISGTEKQIDLASRLVRSLEDLWSQGNNITSTDISTARHALDTHREHELLDLQRNVIAKTRKGEEVRAKTLRQRQYVEALSKRDLIFCTGPAGTGKTFLAVVIAVQALLANQFEKLILTRPAVEAGERLGFLPGDLQQKVNPYLRPLYDAINEFIDPEKVPSLMEKGVIEVAPLAYMRGRTLNNAFVIVDEAQNTTPSQMKMVLTRLGFNSRMVVTGDMTQTDLPNNQQSGLTLATHILKHVKGIAFCEFSQKDVVRHPLVQEIVAAYERHENNH, from the coding sequence ATGACTAATAACGTAACAATTCAACTACCGAATATACCAAGTGCGATCGCACTTGCAGGAGAAGGAGAAAACAATCTCAAAATACTTTCCCGACAAACAGGCGCAACTCTGGTACTGCGGGGGCAAGAACTTTATATTTCTGGAACAGAAAAGCAAATTGACTTGGCGAGTCGATTAGTGCGATCGCTTGAAGACCTTTGGAGTCAAGGCAATAACATTACTAGTACAGATATATCAACAGCCCGTCATGCTCTCGATACCCATCGAGAGCATGAATTGCTAGACTTGCAGCGAAATGTTATTGCTAAGACGCGCAAAGGCGAAGAAGTACGAGCCAAAACCTTGCGGCAGAGGCAGTATGTTGAAGCACTCAGTAAGCGCGATCTGATCTTTTGCACGGGTCCCGCCGGGACTGGTAAAACATTCCTGGCAGTTGTTATTGCCGTACAAGCACTCCTTGCCAATCAATTTGAAAAACTAATCTTAACGCGTCCTGCTGTAGAAGCAGGTGAAAGACTTGGTTTTTTACCAGGGGATTTGCAGCAAAAAGTCAATCCCTATTTGCGCCCGCTTTACGATGCCATCAATGAATTTATTGACCCTGAGAAAGTCCCATCCTTAATGGAAAAAGGGGTGATTGAAGTTGCTCCCCTAGCTTATATGCGGGGACGTACACTCAACAACGCTTTTGTCATAGTGGATGAAGCCCAAAACACAACACCATCTCAAATGAAAATGGTTTTGACTCGTTTGGGTTTTAATTCTCGTATGGTCGTGACAGGCGATATGACACAAACGGATCTCCCGAACAACCAACAATCTGGCTTAACACTGGCAACGCATATTCTAAAACACGTAAAAGGCATTGCTTTTTGCGAATTCTCTCAAAAAGATGTGGTGCGTCATCCTCTTGTTCAGGAAATTGTCGCCGCCTACGAGCGTCATGAAAACAATCATTAG
- the rpsU gene encoding 30S ribosomal protein S21 produces MAEVRLGENESIDSALRRFKKKIQKAGILSEVKRRERYEKPSLRRKRKAEVARKGGRY; encoded by the coding sequence GTGGCTGAAGTCCGTTTGGGTGAAAATGAGTCCATTGACTCAGCATTAAGGCGTTTTAAAAAGAAAATTCAAAAAGCCGGGATCTTATCCGAAGTCAAGCGTCGTGAAAGATACGAAAAACCCAGCTTGCGCCGGAAGCGCAAAGCAGAAGTTGCACGTAAAGGTGGTCGCTACTAA
- a CDS encoding KH domain-containing protein, whose translation MSLNRSVQKLHHNEIAQKSLAIGPDYVGLVRFLMQPFLDSPESLSVDCELTQTHKRAWIRIAFDGTDKGKVFGRGGRNIQAIRTVIAAAAQAVGQSVYLDIYGSTAGGREGLSFEDEGEERLPPPKPRERRGNGPRPIVKTRFRSY comes from the coding sequence ATGTCTTTGAACAGGTCAGTGCAAAAGCTACATCATAACGAGATTGCACAGAAATCCCTAGCGATCGGTCCAGACTATGTTGGACTGGTACGGTTTCTCATGCAACCATTTTTGGATTCTCCCGAATCTTTAAGCGTCGATTGTGAACTGACTCAAACGCACAAACGTGCTTGGATTCGCATTGCCTTTGATGGCACAGATAAAGGAAAAGTGTTTGGTCGGGGTGGACGAAATATTCAAGCAATTCGCACGGTGATTGCCGCAGCTGCTCAAGCAGTTGGACAATCAGTCTACCTTGATATCTACGGCAGTACTGCTGGTGGACGAGAGGGTTTATCTTTTGAAGATGAAGGTGAAGAGCGATTGCCACCGCCAAAACCCAGAGAGAGACGCGGAAACGGACCCAGACCTATTGTAAAAACCCGCTTCCGTTCTTATTGA
- the rpsP gene encoding 30S ribosomal protein S16, which translates to MIKLRLKRYGKKREASYRIIAIQSLARRDGRPLEELGFYNPRTDEVRLDVPGIVKRLQQGAQPTDTVRRILQKANVFEQVSAKATS; encoded by the coding sequence ATGATTAAACTGCGCTTGAAGCGATACGGTAAAAAGCGGGAAGCGAGTTACCGCATAATCGCAATTCAAAGCCTCGCTCGCCGCGATGGTCGTCCTTTAGAAGAACTGGGATTCTATAACCCTAGAACAGATGAAGTAAGATTGGACGTTCCCGGCATCGTCAAGCGGCTACAACAAGGCGCTCAACCAACAGATACGGTGCGTCGCATCCTGCAAAAAGCCAATGTCTTTGAACAGGTCAGTGCAAAAGCTACATCATAA
- the ffh gene encoding signal recognition particle protein, translating to MFEALADRLEVAWKKLRGQDKISQSNIQEALKEVRRALLEADVNLQVVKDFITEVETKAQGAEVIAGVRPDQQFIKIVHDELVQVMGEENVPLAQCDRAPTIVLMAGLQGTGKTTATAKLALHLRKLERSCLMVATDIYRPAAIDQLITLGKQIEVPVFELGTDADPVEIARQGVERGRAEGVDTVIIDTAGRLQIDEEMMAELARIKEVVQPHETLLVVDAMTGQEAANLTRTFHQKIGITGAILTKMDGDSRGGAALSVRQISGSPIKFVGVGEKVEALQPFYPERMASRILGMGDVLTLVEKAQEEIDLADAEKMQEKILSAKFDFTDFLKQMRLLKNMGSLGGLLKLIPGMNKVSDDQLRQGETQLKRCEAMINSMTTDERRDPDLLASSPSRRKRIARGSGYKETDVSKLVGDFQKMRNLMQQMGQGRFPGGMPGMLGGGMGDPYAAGNRPSAPGWRGYTGGASGGASPKKKPKKDKKKKGFGTL from the coding sequence ATGTTTGAAGCACTAGCTGACCGTTTAGAAGTTGCCTGGAAGAAACTCCGGGGTCAGGACAAAATTTCCCAATCTAACATCCAAGAGGCTTTGAAGGAAGTACGTCGCGCCCTGTTAGAAGCAGATGTCAATCTCCAGGTAGTTAAAGATTTTATTACTGAAGTTGAAACCAAGGCGCAGGGGGCTGAGGTAATTGCTGGGGTTCGACCCGACCAACAGTTCATCAAAATTGTTCATGATGAACTGGTACAAGTGATGGGAGAAGAAAACGTACCTCTCGCACAATGCGATCGCGCTCCGACAATTGTTCTGATGGCAGGTTTGCAGGGTACTGGTAAAACAACCGCGACTGCTAAGCTAGCGTTACACTTACGTAAGTTAGAGCGCAGTTGCTTGATGGTAGCAACAGATATCTACCGTCCGGCGGCTATCGACCAGTTGATAACGTTGGGCAAACAAATTGAAGTACCGGTCTTTGAGCTTGGAACCGATGCCGATCCGGTAGAAATTGCGCGACAGGGCGTGGAACGCGGCAGGGCTGAAGGCGTGGATACAGTAATTATTGATACTGCGGGGCGTTTGCAAATTGATGAAGAAATGATGGCTGAGTTAGCCCGAATTAAAGAGGTTGTGCAGCCCCATGAAACGCTGTTGGTTGTGGATGCCATGACCGGTCAAGAAGCAGCAAATCTTACACGTACATTCCACCAAAAAATAGGTATTACTGGTGCCATTCTAACTAAGATGGATGGTGATAGCCGTGGTGGGGCTGCACTCTCGGTGCGGCAAATTTCCGGTTCCCCAATTAAGTTTGTGGGTGTTGGGGAAAAAGTGGAAGCCCTGCAACCGTTCTATCCCGAACGCATGGCTTCGCGCATCTTAGGCATGGGTGATGTCCTCACCTTAGTAGAAAAAGCGCAAGAAGAAATTGACCTTGCCGATGCTGAGAAGATGCAGGAGAAAATCCTGTCAGCAAAGTTTGACTTTACCGACTTTCTCAAGCAAATGCGCCTGCTTAAGAACATGGGTTCTCTGGGAGGTCTTCTCAAGCTGATCCCAGGAATGAACAAGGTTTCCGACGACCAACTTCGCCAGGGAGAAACCCAACTCAAGCGTTGCGAAGCGATGATCAATTCCATGACAACCGACGAACGTCGCGATCCCGATTTGTTAGCCAGTTCCCCCAGCCGTCGCAAGCGTATTGCCAGAGGTTCCGGTTATAAAGAGACCGACGTGAGTAAGTTAGTTGGTGACTTTCAAAAAATGCGTAATCTCATGCAGCAGATGGGACAAGGACGATTTCCTGGTGGAATGCCAGGAATGCTTGGTGGTGGTATGGGCGATCCCTATGCAGCAGGTAACCGCCCATCGGCACCTGGTTGGCGCGGTTACACTGGCGGTGCTAGTGGTGGTGCAAGCCCCAAAAAGAAACCCAAAAAAGACAAAAAGAAGAAAGGGTTTGGAACACTATAG
- a CDS encoding IS4 family transposase gives MIPSFYQIHLKSQFSPTEYLLLTILINVIQSIKKVSLEALATNLPIPILFESRRKKLQRFLSLPFLTIEKIWFPIVTTWLSTYFQSDKMIYVVIDRTAWGCINLFVISVVWDKRAFPVYFELLSKLGSSNLNEQKLLISQVLPIFKDYKICLLGDREFCSVKLASWLREQGISFCLRLKKNEFIEMEHEIWQELNDLGLSPGISFFLQGVKVTKQKGFTNFNVACKWRRKIQGIAPKEGWFIATNLVTLELAIAAYKRRFDIEEMFRDFKSGGYNLEDTKVSNKRLISLILLIAIAYTSATIHGQQIKQKGVQKYVGRVKEYGRIERRHSSFYIGLYGQTWVNFMESCEDLVTELMRLNRNKLKYYQRGLRAMELILSAS, from the coding sequence ATGATACCTTCATTTTACCAAATACACTTAAAAAGTCAATTTAGCCCAACCGAATACTTACTGCTAACAATTTTAATTAATGTTATACAGTCAATTAAAAAAGTTAGTTTAGAAGCGTTAGCAACAAATCTCCCAATCCCTATTTTATTTGAAAGCAGACGAAAAAAATTACAAAGATTTTTATCATTACCATTCTTAACAATTGAAAAAATTTGGTTTCCGATTGTTACCACATGGTTGTCAACATATTTTCAATCTGACAAAATGATTTATGTAGTCATCGATCGCACTGCATGGGGTTGCATTAATTTATTTGTAATTAGTGTAGTTTGGGATAAAAGAGCCTTTCCTGTATATTTTGAACTCCTATCTAAGTTGGGAAGCAGTAATCTTAACGAACAAAAATTGTTAATCTCTCAAGTTTTACCAATTTTTAAGGATTACAAAATTTGTCTCTTGGGAGACAGGGAATTTTGTTCTGTCAAACTAGCAAGTTGGCTCAGAGAGCAAGGCATATCTTTTTGTCTTCGTTTGAAAAAAAACGAATTCATTGAAATGGAACATGAGATTTGGCAAGAGTTAAATGATTTAGGCTTATCACCAGGAATATCTTTCTTTTTACAAGGAGTTAAGGTCACTAAACAAAAAGGATTTACCAATTTTAATGTAGCTTGTAAATGGAGACGGAAAATTCAAGGAATAGCTCCAAAAGAAGGATGGTTTATTGCCACAAATTTAGTCACGCTAGAATTGGCGATCGCTGCCTATAAAAGAAGATTTGATATAGAAGAAATGTTTCGAGACTTTAAGAGCGGGGGTTATAATTTAGAAGATACTAAGGTCTCAAATAAACGCTTAATTTCTCTAATTTTATTAATAGCCATCGCATACACATCTGCCACAATACATGGACAACAAATTAAACAAAAAGGTGTTCAAAAATATGTGGGTCGCGTGAAAGAATACGGGCGGATTGAAAGGCGACACAGCAGTTTTTATATTGGATTATATGGTCAAACATGGGTTAATTTCATGGAATCATGTGAAGATTTAGTCACGGAATTAATGAGATTAAATCGCAATAAATTGAAGTATTATCAACGAGGTCTAAGAGCTATGGAGCTTATCCTATCTGCATCCTAG
- a CDS encoding pentapeptide repeat-containing protein, producing MANTNREQASLDKEAKAGSSVLIKQLILFGFGSTLMLILTQGNISIFVASLYLCLCALFFIKSKKKKVAQAFQEVLTLSPERDSCNEESTEQELGSQFNSLQEIIDLTSQSQDATPVNLILANLSNTQLPGIDLGSAYLSGSSLNYANLSQANLCNSNLSDAQLIGANLSGANLQKANLSSVRLVDANLSHANLKEANLSNANLSNANLKEANLSNANLSNADLKEANLNNANLTGVYFWSVNLSNAQLLGANLSQAYMSSTKLRNANLKSAILRETNLSEAKLKEAILIGSDLRNANLSSANLKNADLRDANLEGANLEGANLEGANLRGANLHGAKLTCVKINRATQLETEWRLLWGLEVQESDREMDLNRNGSQGTNLPIFNQ from the coding sequence ATGGCTAATACCAATCGAGAACAGGCTAGTTTGGATAAAGAAGCTAAGGCTGGATCGAGCGTGTTAATCAAGCAATTGATTTTATTTGGTTTTGGCTCTACACTCATGCTGATACTTACACAAGGAAATATATCAATATTTGTTGCTAGTTTGTATTTATGCTTGTGTGCTTTATTTTTTATTAAGAGCAAAAAAAAGAAAGTCGCCCAAGCTTTTCAAGAAGTATTGACATTATCCCCAGAGCGAGATTCGTGTAATGAAGAGAGTACAGAACAAGAACTTGGCAGTCAATTTAATTCTCTTCAAGAAATTATAGATTTAACATCTCAAAGTCAAGATGCTACTCCTGTTAATTTAATTCTTGCTAACTTAAGTAACACTCAGCTACCAGGTATCGATCTTGGTAGTGCTTACCTAAGTGGCTCTAGCCTAAATTATGCCAATCTCAGTCAAGCCAACTTGTGTAATAGCAATCTCAGTGATGCTCAATTAATCGGTGCAAATCTCAGTGGTGCTAACCTTCAGAAAGCTAACCTCAGCAGTGTTCGGCTAGTAGATGCTAACCTCAGTCATGCCAATTTGAAGGAAGCCAATCTCAGTAACGCCAACCTCAGCAATGCTAACTTGAAGGAAGCTAATCTCAGCAATGCCAACCTTAGCAATGCTGACTTGAAGGAAGCCAATCTTAACAATGCTAACCTTACTGGTGTCTACTTTTGGAGTGTAAATCTTAGCAATGCCCAACTGTTGGGTGCGAACCTTAGTCAGGCTTATATGAGCAGTACCAAGCTTAGGAATGCAAACCTTAAAAGCGCAATTCTTCGGGAGACCAATCTTAGTGAAGCTAAACTTAAGGAAGCTATCCTTATTGGTTCGGATTTAAGGAATGCTAACCTCAGTAGTGCGAATTTGAAGAATGCCGACTTGAGGGATGCGAATTTAGAAGGGGCGAATTTAGAAGGGGCGAATTTAGAAGGGGCTAACCTTAGAGGAGCAAATTTACATGGTGCTAAACTAACTTGTGTCAAAATTAATCGAGCAACACAGTTGGAAACAGAATGGCGTCTTCTCTGGGGACTTGAGGTGCAAGAAAGCGATCGCGAGATGGACTTAAACAGGAACGGTTCTCAAGGGACTAACCTGCCAATCTTTAATCAGTGA
- a CDS encoding DUF6887 family protein, which produces MNLQQMTNTELKQYISQHRNNDEAFRAVLEVLMSRHDPNAPYQAYPFELTDPKSKVEALLIEKIKQAEQ; this is translated from the coding sequence ATAAACTTACAACAAATGACAAATACTGAACTTAAACAGTATATTTCACAACATAGGAATAATGATGAAGCTTTTCGGGCAGTATTGGAAGTGCTGATGAGCCGCCACGATCCCAATGCACCTTATCAAGCCTACCCCTTTGAACTTACCGATCCCAAGAGTAAGGTAGAAGCACTCTTGATTGAGAAGATAAAACAAGCAGAGCAGTAA